In Euwallacea fornicatus isolate EFF26 chromosome 2, ASM4011564v1, whole genome shotgun sequence, one genomic interval encodes:
- the LOC136348953 gene encoding probable cytochrome P450 4s3, with protein MITEIVVSVVFACIAFLYWRKVTIRRKLWWLKRIHGYPIIGSALDFIDSSKSLKVMEEITQKTNGWGYFEVLHETNILVTQYRFVEWLLSSNTLLKKGSVYQVLNRWLEGGILISAGSKWKKGRKILTPAFHFNIQEKFVEVFEEPSKTLIEILNTKAGEDQINIHPYLVRYTLDTICQTAMGVQLKVQEASHNDYSEAVSEMCRIVVERAFKPLKINDYLYMLSSDYRKELKYVKLLHEVSDRVIAIKKRELESKEEGKEREEYDELGKKRKLALLDLLLEYREEGKPLSQSFIRSEVQTIMFAGHDTTAAALGFALYNLANHPEVQKKALDEAKELTNANNGKITFRTLQEMKYMEMVIKETLRLYPSVPFYSREVTEDVIYEEGKIIPKGVTLLVIAWVINRDPTVFKDPEQFIPTRFLDTEIKPFSYVPFSAGPRNCIGQKFAILEMKYILLKILLNFELLPGDSDSAPVIAAEAVLKSVNGINIRLRKRLTSSIQ; from the exons ATGATAACTGAGATTGTTGTCAGTGTCGTATTTGCCTGTATCGCCTTCTTGTATTGGAGGAAAGTTACTATAAGAAGGAAGTTATGGTGGTTGAAGAGGATCCATGGTTACCCTATCATAGGGAGTGCGCTGGATTTCATAGATTCATCAA aaaGCTTAAAGGTGATGGAagaaataacacaaaaaaccAATGGTTGGGGTTACTTTGAAGTTCTACATGAGACCAATATTCTTGTAACTCAGTACAGGTTCGTGGAGTGGTTGCTGTCGTCCAACACCCTCCTTAAAAAGGGCAGCGTATATCAAGTATTAAATCGATGGTTAGAGGGTGGCATATTGATATCTGCAG GTTCAAAATGGAAGAAAGGACGGAAAATCTTAACTCCAGCCTTCCATTttaacatccaagaaaaattcgtGGAAGTATTCGAAGAACcttcaaaaactttaattgaaaTCTTAAACACCAAAGCTGGTGAAGATCAGATAAATATACATCCCTACTTGGTCAGATACACACTGGACACAATATGCC AAACTGCAATGGGAGTCCAGTTGAAGGTCCAAGAGGCATCTCACAATGACTACAGCGAGGCTGTATCAGAAATGTGTAGGATTGTGGTGGAAAGGGCTTTCAAGCCTTTAAAAATCAATGACTACCTTTATATGCTCAGTTCTGATTATCGAAAAGAATTGAAGTATGTTAAGCTCCTTCACGAGGTATCCGACAGAGTAATTGCGATAAAAAAGAGAGAACTTGAAAGTAAGGAGGAAGGCAAAGAAAGGGAGGAGTATGATGAGTtgggaaaaaaacgaaagcTGGCGCTTTTGGATTTGCTTCTGGAATACAGGGAGGAGGGAAAACCTTTGTCTCAGAGTTTCATAAGGAGCGAAGTCCAAACCATAATGTTTGCT GGTCATGACACTACGGCTGCAGCTCTAGGATTTGCCCTTTACAACCTGGCAAATCATCCAGAAGTACAG aaaaaagcTCTGGATGAGGCGAAGGAACTTACCAATGCTAATAACGGAAAAATCACCTTTAGGACTCTTCAGGAAATGAAGTATATGGAGATGGTTATTAAGGAGACTTTGAGGTTGTACCCTTCAGTACCTTTTTATTCCAGAGAAGTTACCGAGGATGTGATTTATGAAG agGGTAAAATAATTCCTAAAGGGGTAACTTTGTTGGTGATCGCTTGGGTGATAAACCGAGATCCAACAGTATTTAAAGACCCCGAGCAATTCATCCCTACCAGGTTTCTAGATACAGAAATTAAACCGTTTTCGTATGTTCCTTTTAGTGCTGGACCGAGGAATTGTATAG GGCAAAAATTCGCCATTTTGGAgatgaaatacattttattgaaaatattgctcAACTTCGAACTATTACCAGGAGATTCAGATTCAGCTCCAGTTATAGCAGCTGAAGCAGTGCTGAAATCTGTTAATGGAATCAACATTAGATTGAGAAAGAGATTGACCTCGTCGATTCAATAA